From the Arthrobacter sp. PM3 genome, one window contains:
- a CDS encoding HAD hydrolase-like protein: MTHTTVPVIFDLDGTLVDPAGGITGGIAAALTELGLPVPGPARMNEMVGPKLSHALSDIAGVPASLVGDVIRIYRGHYKATGIAQSRLYPGIRELLEGFVAAGRPIAVATQKPEGIARTVLEHHGIAGLFHSIRGSATDEAGTGPEAAAAGKAGIVAAALSDLAGVVPATAARAVMVGDRAQDVAGAAANGLGCIGVGWGFAPDGELQAAGAVEIVQDTAALHTTITRLSERPGTTALNEVHTDGNV, encoded by the coding sequence GTGACGCATACAACAGTGCCCGTAATCTTCGACCTCGACGGCACTCTTGTCGATCCGGCCGGGGGAATCACGGGCGGGATCGCCGCGGCCCTCACCGAACTCGGGCTGCCCGTCCCGGGGCCGGCCCGGATGAACGAGATGGTCGGCCCCAAGCTGAGCCACGCGCTCAGCGACATCGCCGGCGTGCCTGCCTCGCTGGTCGGCGACGTCATCCGGATCTACCGCGGCCACTACAAGGCCACCGGGATCGCGCAGAGCCGGCTCTACCCGGGCATCCGTGAACTCCTGGAGGGCTTCGTCGCCGCCGGGCGGCCCATCGCCGTCGCCACCCAGAAACCCGAGGGGATTGCCCGGACCGTGCTGGAGCACCACGGCATCGCGGGGCTTTTCCACAGCATCCGCGGCTCCGCCACCGATGAGGCGGGCACGGGACCGGAGGCCGCGGCCGCCGGCAAGGCCGGGATCGTCGCCGCCGCGCTCTCGGACCTCGCCGGCGTCGTCCCCGCGACGGCCGCCCGGGCCGTGATGGTGGGGGACCGGGCGCAGGACGTCGCGGGTGCCGCTGCCAACGGATTGGGCTGCATCGGCGTAGGCTGGGGCTTTGCGCCCGACGGCGAACTGCAGGCGGCGGGCGCCGTCGAGATCGTGCAGGACACCGCGGCGCTTCACACGACGATCACCAGACTCTCCGAACGCCCGGGGACCACAGCCCTGAACGAGGTGCACACCGATGGCAATGTTTGA
- a CDS encoding 1-acyl-sn-glycerol-3-phosphate acyltransferase — MAMFDAIRWTTRGLISSTCRPTVIGLDNVPKDGPFIVAPNHLSFLDSVIVQALMPRPVAFFAKAEYFTTGGVKGKVMKSFFEAVGSIPVERGEQAASVQALKTLLDILDSGKGVGIYPEGTRSRDGILYRGRTGVGWLALTTGAPVIPVGLIGTEHLQPADSNKVRPQHFTMKVGEPLYFDKTGPDHSLPARREVTDRIMDAIAELSGQQRSASYNQSKSAE; from the coding sequence ATGGCAATGTTTGACGCAATCCGCTGGACCACGCGCGGGCTCATATCCTCCACGTGCCGTCCGACGGTCATCGGCCTGGACAATGTGCCCAAGGACGGTCCGTTCATCGTGGCCCCCAACCACCTCTCGTTCCTGGACAGCGTGATCGTCCAGGCCCTCATGCCGCGCCCGGTTGCGTTCTTTGCGAAGGCCGAGTACTTCACCACCGGCGGGGTCAAGGGCAAGGTGATGAAGTCTTTCTTCGAGGCTGTGGGCTCCATCCCTGTGGAGCGCGGCGAGCAGGCCGCCAGTGTCCAGGCGTTGAAGACGCTGCTGGACATTCTCGACTCCGGCAAGGGGGTGGGCATCTACCCCGAAGGCACCCGCTCGCGCGACGGAATTTTGTACCGCGGCCGCACCGGCGTCGGCTGGCTCGCCCTCACCACGGGCGCGCCGGTGATCCCGGTGGGCCTGATCGGCACAGAGCACCTGCAGCCCGCGGACAGCAACAAGGTCCGGCCGCAGCACTTCACCATGAAGGTCGGCGAGCCGCTGTACTTTGACAAGACGGGTCCGGACCACTCGCTGCCCGCGCGTCGCGAGGTCACCGACCGCATCATGGATGCGATCGCGGAACTGAGCGGCCAGCAGCGGTCCGCGAGCTACAACCAGAGCAAATCGGCCGAATAA
- the uvrC gene encoding excinuclease ABC subunit UvrC — MADPASYRPQTGEIPTNPGVYRFRDPHGRVIYVGKAKNLRSRLNSYFANPAGLMPKTYAMVHTASSVEWTVVGSELESLQLEYTWIKEFAPRFNVMFRDDKSYPYLAVTMGEKYPRVQVLRGDRRKGTRYFGPYTAGAIRETMDTLLRVFPVRSCSAGVLKRAEASGRPCLLGYIDKCAAPCVGRISAEDHRALAEDFCTFMGGEAKPFVNRLEKEMAAAVAELDYERAARLRDDIVALKKVFERNAVVLAEGTDADVFALHEDELEAAVQVFHVRGGRIRGQRGWVVEKVEDSTTPELLEHLLQQVYGDEAGLQGRLPREVLVPAEPSNADELAQWLSGLRGARVDVRVPRRGDKAALLSTVRENAEHALKLHKSRRAGDLTMRSQALQELQEALELPVALLRIECFDISHVQGTNVVGSMVVVEDGLPKKSDYRKFSVTGAAATDDTAAMHDVLTRRFRHYLDEKAEHAAAAAKPARQAALEAATAAAVADSTTPAPRSKFAYPPNLVVVDGGKPQVNAAARALAELGVEDVYVVGLAKRLEEVWLPDSDFPVILPRASAGLYLLQRIRDEAHRFAITFHRQKRGKAMTVSALDGVPGLGASKRKALLAEFGSLKGIKAATAEELTGARGIGPSLAAAIVRHFDSGGAGAADEAVTVPAINMTTGEILET; from the coding sequence GTGGCAGATCCAGCGAGTTACCGACCCCAGACGGGTGAAATTCCGACCAATCCGGGCGTGTACCGCTTCCGCGACCCGCACGGCCGGGTCATCTATGTCGGCAAGGCCAAGAACCTCCGCTCCCGCCTGAACTCGTACTTCGCCAACCCTGCGGGGCTGATGCCGAAGACCTACGCCATGGTGCACACGGCCAGCAGCGTCGAATGGACCGTGGTCGGCAGCGAGCTCGAGTCACTGCAGCTCGAATACACCTGGATCAAGGAATTCGCGCCGCGGTTCAACGTGATGTTCCGGGACGACAAGAGCTACCCGTACCTCGCCGTCACGATGGGGGAGAAGTACCCGCGCGTGCAGGTGCTGCGCGGGGACCGGCGCAAGGGCACCCGGTACTTCGGCCCGTACACCGCCGGTGCCATCCGTGAGACCATGGACACCCTGCTGCGGGTCTTCCCGGTGCGCAGCTGCAGCGCCGGCGTCCTCAAACGCGCCGAAGCCAGCGGCCGGCCCTGCCTGCTGGGCTACATCGACAAGTGCGCCGCACCCTGCGTCGGGCGGATCTCCGCCGAGGACCACCGCGCCCTCGCCGAGGACTTCTGCACCTTCATGGGCGGCGAGGCCAAGCCGTTCGTCAACCGGCTGGAGAAGGAGATGGCCGCCGCCGTCGCCGAACTCGATTACGAGCGCGCCGCCCGCCTGCGGGACGACATCGTGGCACTCAAGAAGGTCTTCGAACGCAACGCGGTGGTCCTCGCCGAGGGTACGGACGCCGACGTCTTCGCCCTGCACGAGGACGAACTCGAAGCCGCCGTCCAGGTCTTCCACGTCCGCGGCGGCCGGATCCGCGGCCAGCGCGGCTGGGTCGTGGAAAAAGTCGAGGACTCCACCACCCCGGAACTCCTCGAACACCTGCTCCAGCAGGTCTACGGCGACGAAGCCGGCCTCCAGGGCAGGCTGCCGCGGGAGGTCCTGGTGCCCGCCGAGCCCAGCAACGCCGACGAACTCGCGCAGTGGCTCAGCGGCCTGCGCGGGGCCCGGGTGGACGTCCGGGTTCCCCGGCGCGGCGACAAGGCGGCGCTCCTGTCCACCGTCCGCGAGAACGCCGAGCACGCCCTCAAGCTCCACAAGTCCCGGCGCGCCGGTGACCTGACCATGCGGTCCCAGGCGCTGCAGGAACTCCAGGAGGCGCTTGAGCTGCCCGTGGCGCTGCTCCGGATCGAATGCTTCGACATCTCCCACGTCCAGGGCACCAACGTGGTCGGTTCCATGGTCGTGGTCGAAGACGGCCTGCCGAAGAAGTCCGACTACCGCAAGTTCTCGGTTACCGGAGCGGCCGCTACCGACGACACCGCGGCCATGCACGACGTCCTGACCCGCCGGTTCCGGCACTATCTCGACGAGAAGGCCGAGCACGCGGCCGCCGCGGCGAAACCGGCCCGCCAGGCCGCCCTCGAAGCGGCCACGGCGGCCGCGGTCGCGGACTCCACCACCCCGGCACCGCGCAGCAAATTCGCCTACCCCCCCAACCTCGTCGTCGTCGACGGCGGCAAGCCCCAGGTCAACGCCGCCGCCCGGGCCCTGGCCGAACTCGGCGTCGAGGACGTCTACGTGGTCGGGCTCGCCAAACGCCTCGAGGAAGTGTGGCTGCCGGACAGCGACTTCCCGGTGATCCTGCCCCGGGCCTCGGCCGGCCTGTACCTGCTGCAGCGCATCCGTGACGAGGCCCACCGCTTCGCCATCACCTTCCACCGGCAAAAACGCGGCAAGGCCATGACCGTTTCCGCGCTCGACGGCGTGCCCGGACTCGGGGCGTCCAAACGCAAGGCCCTCCTGGCCGAATTCGGTTCCCTCAAAGGCATCAAGGCGGCGACGGCGGAGGAACTCACCGGAGCCAGGGGGATCGGCCCGTCCCTGGCCGCCGCAATCGTCCGGCACTTCGACTCCGGCGGCGCCGGTGCCGCCGACGAGGCTGTCACCGTCCCGGCCATCAACATGACCACCGGCGAAATCCTCGAAACTTAG
- the rapZ gene encoding RNase adapter RapZ, protein MADSTAGSGTETDGMTPVKPVEAELLVVTGMSGAGRSTASDALEDHGWYVVENLPPQMLGTLAELVSRTPHSMSKLAVVMDVRSKELFADMRTALRALEATGVSFRVLFLDANDGVLVRRFEQGRRPHPLQGGGRILDGIAAERELVRDLKDTADIVLDTSALNVHGLATAITELFSETGPVALRLNVMSFGFKYGLPVDANFVADARFIPNPHWVPQLRPHTGLDKDVSDYVLEAQGVSDFVERYVLALEPVLDGYRRENKHYATIAVGCTGGKHRSVAVAVELSRRLAQYPRVTVTTTHRDLGRE, encoded by the coding sequence ATGGCAGACTCGACGGCAGGATCCGGGACGGAAACGGACGGCATGACACCCGTCAAACCCGTCGAGGCGGAACTGCTCGTAGTGACCGGCATGTCCGGAGCCGGCCGGAGCACCGCCTCGGATGCCCTGGAGGACCACGGCTGGTACGTCGTGGAGAACCTTCCGCCGCAGATGCTCGGCACGCTCGCGGAACTGGTGTCGCGCACACCGCACTCGATGTCGAAGCTTGCCGTCGTCATGGACGTCCGGAGCAAGGAACTGTTCGCGGACATGCGCACGGCCCTCCGCGCCCTGGAAGCGACCGGTGTGAGCTTCCGGGTCCTGTTCCTCGACGCCAACGACGGTGTCCTGGTCCGCCGCTTCGAACAGGGCCGCCGGCCCCACCCGCTGCAGGGCGGCGGCCGGATCCTGGACGGCATCGCCGCCGAACGCGAACTCGTCCGCGACCTGAAGGACACGGCCGACATCGTCCTGGACACGTCCGCCCTCAACGTCCACGGGCTGGCCACCGCCATCACGGAACTGTTCAGCGAGACCGGCCCGGTCGCGCTGCGCCTGAACGTCATGAGCTTCGGCTTCAAGTACGGGCTGCCGGTGGACGCCAACTTCGTGGCCGATGCGCGGTTCATCCCCAACCCGCACTGGGTGCCGCAACTGCGCCCGCACACCGGGCTGGACAAGGATGTCAGCGACTACGTCCTCGAAGCCCAGGGCGTCAGCGACTTCGTGGAACGGTACGTCCTGGCCCTGGAACCGGTCCTGGACGGGTACCGGCGGGAGAACAAGCACTACGCCACCATCGCCGTCGGCTGCACCGGCGGCAAACACCGCTCGGTCGCGGTCGCCGTCGAACTCTCCCGGCGGCTGGCGCAATACCCGCGGGTCACCGTGACCACCACGCACCGGGACCTGGGCCGCGAATAA
- the yvcK gene encoding uridine diphosphate-N-acetylglucosamine-binding protein YvcK — translation MALLTGPLPLVPPASAAFASQQDKGPSVVALGGGHGLSASLSALRLLTSELTAIVTVADDGGSSGRLREEYGVLPPGDLRMALSALCDDTDWGRTWRDVMQHRFAPGKGRGGSLDEHAMGNLLIVTLWELLGDTVAGLKWAGALLGARGEVLPMSSIPLTIEGQVRITAPDGTTALQTLTGQARCAVAGSLEHVRLLPENAPACLEALTAIELADWVVLGPGSWYTSVLPHLLLPEMREALCNTAARRCLTMNLATDTKETAGMSAADHLRVLRDYAPEFTVDVVLADPASVQDMPDFERAAGMLGAEVVLGKVGASGRRPVHDPLRLATAYHDIFGNS, via the coding sequence ATGGCGCTCCTGACCGGCCCGCTGCCCCTCGTCCCGCCCGCCAGCGCGGCGTTCGCCAGCCAGCAGGACAAGGGCCCCTCCGTGGTGGCGCTCGGCGGCGGACACGGCCTCTCCGCCTCACTGTCCGCCCTTCGCCTGCTCACCTCCGAACTCACCGCGATCGTCACCGTCGCGGACGACGGCGGGTCTTCCGGCCGGCTCCGTGAAGAGTACGGCGTCCTGCCGCCCGGGGACCTCCGCATGGCCCTGTCGGCACTGTGCGACGACACCGACTGGGGCCGCACCTGGCGCGACGTCATGCAGCACCGCTTCGCCCCGGGCAAGGGCCGCGGCGGGTCCCTGGACGAGCACGCCATGGGCAACCTCCTCATCGTCACCCTCTGGGAACTCCTGGGCGACACGGTCGCCGGCCTCAAATGGGCCGGCGCCCTGCTCGGCGCCCGCGGTGAAGTCCTGCCGATGTCCAGCATCCCGCTGACCATCGAAGGCCAGGTCCGGATCACGGCCCCCGACGGCACCACCGCACTGCAGACCCTGACGGGCCAGGCCAGGTGCGCCGTGGCCGGGTCCCTGGAGCACGTCCGGCTCCTGCCCGAGAACGCCCCGGCCTGCCTGGAGGCGCTGACTGCGATCGAGCTGGCCGACTGGGTCGTCCTGGGCCCGGGCTCCTGGTATACCTCCGTCCTGCCGCACCTGCTGCTCCCGGAAATGCGCGAGGCCCTCTGCAACACCGCCGCCCGGCGCTGCCTGACCATGAACCTCGCCACCGACACCAAGGAGACCGCCGGCATGAGCGCGGCAGACCACCTCCGGGTGCTGCGGGACTACGCGCCGGAGTTCACGGTCGACGTCGTGCTCGCCGATCCGGCATCGGTGCAGGACATGCCCGACTTTGAGCGGGCGGCCGGAATGCTCGGTGCCGAGGTGGTCTTGGGTAAAGTGGGGGCGTCTGGTCGCCGTCCGGTCCACGATCCGTTGCGGCTGGCGACGGCGTACCACGATATTTTCGGGAACAGTTAG
- the whiA gene encoding DNA-binding protein WhiA: MALTASVKEELSRLDIKKSSVRKAEVSAMLRFAGGLHIISGRIVIEAEVDLASTARRLRAAIAEVYGHQSEIIVVSGGGLRRGSRYVVRVVRDGEALARQTGLLDARGRPVRGLPSVVVNGSAADAEAVWRGAFLAHGSLTEPGRSSAMEVTCPGPESALALVGAARRLGIQAKAREVRGVDRVVIRDGDTIAALLTRMGAHDALMVWEERRMRKEVRATANRLANFDDANLRRSAQAAVAAGARVDRALEILGDDVPDHLKYAGELRVAHKQASLDELGRLADPVMTKDAIAGRIRRLLAMADKRAQDLGIPGTEANVTPEMLDD, from the coding sequence ATGGCACTGACAGCATCAGTCAAGGAAGAACTTTCCCGTCTGGATATTAAGAAGTCCTCGGTCCGCAAGGCCGAGGTATCGGCCATGCTCCGCTTCGCGGGCGGACTGCACATCATTTCCGGCCGGATCGTCATCGAGGCCGAGGTCGACCTCGCCTCCACCGCCCGGCGGCTGCGTGCAGCGATCGCGGAAGTCTACGGACACCAGAGCGAAATCATCGTTGTCTCCGGCGGCGGCCTGCGCCGCGGCAGCCGCTACGTGGTGCGCGTGGTCCGCGACGGCGAGGCCCTCGCCCGCCAGACCGGCCTCCTGGACGCCCGCGGCCGCCCGGTCCGGGGCCTGCCTTCCGTGGTGGTCAACGGGTCCGCGGCGGATGCCGAGGCCGTCTGGCGCGGCGCCTTCCTGGCCCACGGCTCCCTCACTGAGCCCGGCCGTTCCTCCGCGATGGAGGTTACCTGCCCCGGCCCCGAATCCGCCCTCGCCCTCGTCGGCGCCGCCCGCCGGCTCGGCATCCAGGCCAAAGCCCGCGAAGTCAGGGGAGTGGACCGCGTCGTGATCCGCGACGGCGACACGATCGCCGCGCTGCTGACCCGGATGGGGGCCCACGATGCGCTCATGGTCTGGGAGGAACGGCGCATGCGCAAGGAAGTCCGGGCCACCGCCAACCGGCTCGCGAACTTCGACGACGCCAACCTGCGCCGCTCCGCACAGGCCGCCGTCGCAGCCGGCGCCCGGGTGGACCGCGCCCTGGAAATCCTCGGCGACGACGTACCCGACCACCTCAAGTACGCCGGCGAACTGCGGGTGGCACACAAACAGGCCAGCCTGGACGAACTCGGCCGCCTGGCCGACCCCGTCATGACCAAAGATGCCATTGCCGGGCGGATCCGCCGGCTCCTTGCCATGGCAGACAAACGTGCCCAGGACCTCGGCATTCCGGGCACGGAGGCCAATGTGACGCCGGAAATGCTCGACGATTAG
- a CDS encoding superoxide dismutase gives MTEYVLPELDYDYAALEPHISAKIMELHHSKHHAAYVAGANNALAQLAEAREKGDFANINRLSKDLAFHTGGHINHSVFWKNLSPDGGDKPEGELAAAIDDAFGSFDAFRAQFSAAALGLQGSGWGFLAYEPIGGNLVIEQLYDQQGNVALGTTPLLMLDMWEHAFYLDYVNVKADYVKAFWNIVNWADVAKRFDAARKNATGLITL, from the coding sequence GTGACCGAGTACGTACTGCCTGAGCTCGACTACGACTACGCCGCGCTGGAGCCGCACATCTCCGCGAAAATCATGGAGCTGCACCACAGCAAGCACCACGCGGCCTACGTGGCCGGCGCCAACAACGCCCTCGCCCAGCTGGCCGAAGCGCGTGAAAAGGGCGACTTCGCCAACATCAACCGCCTTTCCAAGGACCTCGCGTTCCACACCGGCGGCCACATCAACCACTCCGTCTTCTGGAAGAACCTCTCCCCGGACGGCGGCGACAAGCCCGAAGGCGAGCTCGCTGCGGCCATCGACGACGCCTTCGGCTCGTTTGACGCTTTCCGTGCCCAGTTCAGCGCTGCGGCGCTGGGCCTGCAGGGTTCCGGCTGGGGCTTCCTGGCCTACGAGCCCATCGGCGGCAACCTCGTCATCGAGCAGCTCTACGACCAGCAGGGCAACGTCGCGCTCGGCACCACGCCGCTGCTGATGCTCGACATGTGGGAACACGCCTTCTACCTGGACTACGTCAACGTCAAGGCTGACTACGTCAAGGCCTTCTGGAACATCGTGAACTGGGCCGACGTCGCCAAGCGCTTCGACGCCGCCCGCAAGAACGCGACGGGTCTCATCACGCTCTAG
- the gap gene encoding type I glyceraldehyde-3-phosphate dehydrogenase translates to MTTRIGINGFGRIGRNYFRAALAQGADLEIVAVNDLTSPEALAHLFKYDSVGGRLAETIEVKDGNIVVDGKTVKVLAERDPAKLPWGELGVDIVIESTGFFTKAADAQKHIDAGAKKVLISAPASGEDITIVMGVNDALYDNAAHHIISNASCTTNCLGPLAKVVNDAFGIERGLMTTVHAYTADQNLQDGPHNDLRRARAAAINMVPTSTGAAKAIGLVLPELKGKLDGYAIRVPVPTGSATDLTVTVSRETTVEEVNAALKAASETDALKGLLTYTDEPIVSSDIVGDPASSIFDSGLTKVIGNQVKVVSWYDNEWGYSNRLVDLTELVASKLG, encoded by the coding sequence GTGACGACCCGTATTGGCATCAACGGCTTTGGCCGTATCGGCCGCAACTACTTCCGCGCCGCCCTCGCACAGGGCGCAGACCTCGAGATCGTTGCGGTCAACGACCTCACCAGCCCGGAAGCCCTCGCTCACCTCTTCAAGTACGACTCCGTGGGCGGACGCCTGGCGGAAACCATCGAGGTCAAGGACGGCAACATCGTCGTCGACGGCAAGACCGTGAAGGTCCTCGCCGAACGCGACCCCGCCAAGCTGCCCTGGGGCGAGCTCGGCGTCGATATCGTCATCGAGTCCACCGGCTTCTTCACCAAGGCCGCCGACGCGCAGAAGCACATCGACGCCGGGGCCAAGAAGGTCCTGATCTCCGCCCCCGCCTCCGGCGAGGACATCACGATCGTCATGGGCGTCAACGACGCCCTGTACGATAACGCTGCGCACCACATCATCTCCAACGCCTCCTGCACCACCAACTGCCTCGGCCCGCTGGCCAAGGTGGTCAACGACGCCTTCGGCATCGAGCGCGGCCTCATGACCACCGTCCACGCGTACACCGCCGACCAGAACCTGCAGGACGGCCCGCACAACGACCTCCGCCGCGCCCGCGCCGCCGCCATCAACATGGTCCCCACTTCCACGGGTGCGGCCAAGGCAATCGGCCTGGTCCTGCCGGAGCTCAAGGGCAAGCTCGACGGCTACGCGATCCGCGTCCCCGTCCCCACCGGCTCCGCCACGGACCTGACCGTCACCGTCTCCCGCGAAACCACCGTCGAGGAAGTCAACGCCGCCCTCAAGGCCGCCTCCGAGACCGACGCGCTCAAGGGCCTGCTGACCTACACCGACGAGCCGATCGTCTCCTCCGACATCGTCGGCGACCCGGCATCCTCGATCTTCGACTCCGGCCTGACCAAGGTGATCGGCAACCAGGTCAAGGTTGTGTCCTGGTATGACAACGAATGGGGCTACTCCAACCGCCTCGTGGACCTCACGGAGCTTGTCGCGTCCAAGCTGGGCTAG
- a CDS encoding phosphoglycerate kinase, translated as MTFHTLNELIADGVRGRYVLVRSDLNVPLDGSTVTDDGRIKASLPVLAKLTDAGARVLVTAHLGRPKGAPEDKYSLKPAAARLAELAGFKVTLAADTVGESARELAAALQDGEVLILENVRFDARETSKDDAERGAFADELVALTGGDGAFVDDAFGAVHRKHASVYDVATRLPSYQGDLVRTEVEVLRKLTTDTQRPYVVVLGGSKVSDKLAVIDNLIGKADTILVGGGMLFTFLAAAGHKVAGSLLEEDQIPVVQEYLKRAADAGTGFIVPTDVVVASKFAADAEHETVAADAIESSSFGAQGIGLDIGPDSAAAFADRIKSAKTVFWNGPMGVFEFAAFAGGTRAIAQALTETDAFTVVGGGDSAAAVRTLGFADDQFGHISTGGGASLEYLEGKELPGLSVLDR; from the coding sequence ATGACATTCCACACCCTCAACGAACTGATCGCTGATGGTGTCCGCGGGCGGTACGTTCTGGTCAGAAGTGACCTGAACGTGCCGCTCGACGGCTCTACAGTGACTGACGACGGCCGCATCAAGGCCTCCCTGCCAGTGCTGGCGAAGCTCACGGACGCCGGTGCCCGCGTGCTGGTCACAGCACACCTGGGCCGCCCGAAGGGCGCCCCCGAGGACAAGTACTCGCTCAAGCCCGCCGCTGCGCGCCTGGCCGAGCTTGCCGGTTTCAAGGTCACCCTCGCCGCCGACACCGTCGGCGAGTCGGCCAGGGAACTCGCCGCCGCCCTGCAGGACGGCGAAGTGCTGATCCTGGAAAACGTGCGTTTCGACGCCCGGGAAACGTCCAAGGACGACGCCGAACGCGGCGCCTTCGCGGACGAGCTCGTCGCCCTCACCGGCGGCGACGGTGCCTTCGTGGATGACGCCTTCGGCGCCGTGCACCGCAAGCACGCCAGCGTGTACGACGTCGCCACCCGGCTGCCGTCGTACCAGGGCGACCTCGTCCGCACGGAGGTCGAGGTACTGCGCAAGCTCACTACCGACACCCAGCGGCCCTACGTGGTGGTCCTCGGCGGCTCCAAGGTCTCCGACAAGCTTGCCGTGATCGACAACCTGATCGGCAAGGCGGACACGATCCTGGTGGGCGGCGGCATGCTCTTCACCTTCCTCGCCGCCGCAGGCCACAAGGTAGCCGGCAGCCTCCTCGAAGAGGACCAGATCCCGGTGGTCCAGGAATACCTGAAGCGGGCCGCGGACGCCGGAACCGGGTTTATCGTGCCCACCGACGTCGTCGTGGCCAGCAAGTTCGCGGCCGACGCCGAACACGAGACCGTCGCCGCCGACGCCATTGAGTCGAGCAGCTTCGGCGCCCAGGGCATCGGCCTGGACATCGGACCGGACTCCGCAGCTGCCTTCGCGGACCGCATCAAGAGCGCCAAAACGGTGTTCTGGAACGGTCCCATGGGCGTGTTCGAATTCGCGGCCTTCGCCGGCGGCACCCGGGCCATCGCCCAGGCGCTGACCGAGACGGACGCGTTCACGGTGGTCGGCGGCGGGGACTCGGCGGCCGCGGTCCGGACCCTCGGCTTCGCCGATGACCAGTTCGGCCACATTTCCACCGGCGGCGGCGCCAGCCTGGAGTACCTTGAAGGCAAGGAACTCCCGGGCCTGAGCGTACTGGACCGCTAG
- the tpiA gene encoding triose-phosphate isomerase gives MTTSTNGKFDRKPFIAGNWKMNMDHVQGITLLQKLAWTLSDAKHDYSRVEVAVFPPFTDLRGVQTLVQGDELEVVYGGQDLSQFDSGAYTGDISGQFLAKLGCGYVLVGHSERRTIHNESDETLNAKTKAAFRHGITPVLCVGEGLEIRQAGTHVDHTLAQLRAGVEGLTPEQAAELVVAYEPVWAIGTGEVAGPEDAQEMCAAIRAELTALFGADTAAKTRLLYGGSVKANNAAAILKERDVDGLLVGGASLDAAEFANIVRFESHLVTD, from the coding sequence GTGACCACGTCAACCAACGGAAAATTCGACCGTAAGCCCTTCATCGCCGGCAACTGGAAGATGAACATGGACCACGTCCAGGGCATCACCCTCCTGCAGAAGCTGGCCTGGACCCTGTCCGACGCCAAGCACGACTACAGCCGGGTCGAGGTTGCCGTCTTCCCGCCGTTCACGGATCTCCGCGGCGTCCAGACCCTCGTCCAGGGCGACGAGCTCGAGGTCGTCTACGGCGGCCAGGACCTGTCCCAGTTCGACTCCGGCGCCTACACCGGTGACATCTCCGGTCAGTTCCTCGCCAAGCTGGGCTGCGGCTACGTGCTGGTGGGCCACAGCGAACGCCGCACCATACACAACGAGTCCGACGAAACCCTGAACGCCAAGACCAAGGCCGCCTTCCGGCATGGCATCACCCCGGTGCTCTGCGTCGGCGAAGGCCTCGAGATCCGGCAGGCCGGCACCCACGTGGACCACACCCTGGCCCAGCTGCGCGCCGGCGTCGAAGGCCTCACCCCCGAGCAGGCCGCCGAACTTGTCGTCGCCTACGAACCCGTCTGGGCCATCGGCACCGGCGAGGTCGCCGGACCGGAGGACGCACAGGAAATGTGCGCCGCGATCCGCGCCGAACTGACCGCCCTGTTCGGCGCCGACACGGCCGCCAAGACCCGGCTGCTCTACGGCGGCTCGGTGAAGGCGAACAACGCTGCCGCGATCCTTAAAGAGCGCGACGTCGACGGCCTGCTGGTCGGCGGTGCCAGCCTGGACGCGGCCGAGTTTGCTAATATTGTCAGGTTCGAGAGTCACCTGGTGACGGATTAG
- the secG gene encoding preprotein translocase subunit SecG yields the protein MDVLHVILQVLLGITSLLLTLLILLHKGRGGGLSDMFGGGMSSGLSSSGVAERNLNRFTIVLGITWGVVIIALGLLMRFSTGADS from the coding sequence GTGGACGTTCTTCATGTCATTCTGCAGGTCCTCCTGGGCATCACCAGCCTCCTGCTGACGTTGCTTATCCTGCTCCACAAGGGACGCGGAGGCGGCCTGTCCGACATGTTCGGCGGCGGCATGAGTTCCGGGCTGAGCTCCTCCGGCGTCGCGGAGCGGAACCTGAACCGCTTCACAATCGTCCTCGGCATCACGTGGGGCGTTGTGATCATTGCCCTCGGCCTGCTTATGCGGTTCAGTACCGGCGCCGACTCCTAG
- a CDS encoding RNA polymerase-binding protein RbpA yields MNGAGVRQPRIRVCYRCAKGHETALVFAQLPEEQIPGVWDCRRCGGTATRDETKFALEDAPAEGFKTHLEYVKERRSSQDAEDVLAGALERLRAGRALPDELLRDP; encoded by the coding sequence ATGAACGGGGCTGGCGTACGCCAGCCCCGTATTCGTGTCTGTTACCGGTGCGCCAAAGGCCATGAAACCGCGCTCGTGTTCGCACAGCTGCCCGAGGAACAGATCCCGGGAGTCTGGGACTGCCGGCGCTGCGGCGGGACCGCCACCCGCGATGAAACGAAGTTCGCCCTGGAAGACGCGCCGGCGGAGGGGTTCAAGACCCATCTGGAATACGTTAAAGAACGACGCTCCAGCCAGGACGCCGAAGACGTCCTGGCTGGAGCGCTGGAACGGCTACGCGCCGGCCGGGCCCTTCCGGACGAGCTGCTCCGGGACCCGTGA